The Asticcacaulis sp. EMRT-3 region CTGTGGTTCTGAAATCGCAAGCGGTTCTGACAAGCACCACGCTCAGCGCCGCCAACACGACCTATCTCATCTTCTGTACCGCTATGGTGCTGATGATGACCCTGCCGGGTCTGGCCCTGTTCTACGGCGGTATGGTGCGTCGCAAGAACATCATCGCCACCGTCACCCAGTCTGTCGGCGTTACCTGCGTGGTGGCGATCGTCTGGTGGGTCGTCTCCTACTCGATGGCCTTCGGCACGGCGGCAACGCCGATCTTCGGCATCCCGGCGGACACCCTGAACCTGTTCTTCGGCGGATTTGACAACTTCATGCTGAAGGCGGTCACTCCGGGTACGGCTTACGCATCGGCTCCGACGATTCCGGAATATACCTGGATTTCGTATCAGATGACCTTTGCCATCATTACGCCCGCCCTGATCACCGGCGCCTTCGCTGAGCGCGTCAAGTTTTCGGGCCTGCTCCTGTTCATGGTTCTGTGGTCGATCCTGGTTTACGCCCCGATCTGTCACATGGCCTGGGGCGGCGGTATCATGGCCCAGCATCACGTGCTCGACTTCGCCGGTGGCGCCGTCGTTCACTGTAACTCCGGTGTGGCCGGTCTGGTCTGCGCCCTCTTCCTGGGTCGCCGCAAAGGCTACGGCACCGATTCGATGCCCGCCAACAACCCGATCTACATCATGATCGGCGCTTCGCTGCTGTTCGTCGGCTGGATCGGCTTCAACGCCGGTTCGGAATGGGCGGGCGACACGATCGCTTCGGCGGCCCTGCTCAACACCATCCTCGCCACCTGCATGGCTGGCGTATCATGGAAAATCGTTGAGTGGATATTCCGTGGCAAGCCGTCGCTGATCGGCATCCTGTCCGGCATGGTCGCCGGTCTGGTCGTCATCACCCCGGCCTGCGGTTTTGTCAATCCGACGGGTGCCATGATCTGCGGCCTGCTCGCCGGTCCCGTCTGCTACGCTTCGGCCACCTGGGTGAAGAAACTCCTTGGTTACGACGACTCGCTGGACGCCTTCGGCATCCACGGTGCTGGCGGCTTCCTCGGTGCGGTTCTCACCGGCTGGCTGGCGGATCCCGCCATCAACTCAGCGGGTGCAGGCCACTCGGTCATGGCGCAGCTCTTCGGCCTCGGCATCACCATCGCCTGGTCGGCTATCGGCACCCTGATCATCCTCATCATCTGCAAGTACACGACAGGTCTGCGCGTGACGGCCGATGAAGAAGAAGCCGGTCTGGACGCCTCTCTGCATGACGAAGTCATGGACCACTAACCACTCTTAACCTGTTGCACAAAAGTTGCAGGGCGTCCGCTGGTCGGACGCCCTGTTTTTGTTACTTCATAAGGAAATATCGGCGTTATACTGCCATGATAACGACATGATCAATGCAAATTTGCCACACAAATTTGTTATATGGTCACACCCCTTGGAGTGGTGTCATAAATCTGCAATCATACGTTTGCGTCGCACAATGACATAGAATGACGCGGGAAACGTCTCGGAGAGGTTTGGCACACAAATCCGATCTGAGGACAACGAAATGAAAAAAATCCTTTTGGGCGCTGCCGCCCTCGCCGCCCTGGCTTTTGCCGGTTCCGCCTCCGCCACTACCAGCATTGCCGGCGGCACGCTCGCCTACAATGTCGCCGCCACCAGCGACTATGTTTTCCGTGGCGATTCGCAATCCTCGACCAAGCAGAATACGCCTGCTATTCAAGGCGGCCTCGACTACACCAATGGCATCTTCTATGTCGGCACCTGGGCTTCCAATGTTGACTGGGAATATTCCAAGGGCACGAAGAACCTCGAAGTTGAAGTCTATGGCGGCGTTCGCCCGACCTATAAGGATTTCAGCTTCGATTTCGGTCTGGTGACCTATAATTACGGCACCAAGGAACTGGACTTCTCTGAAGTGAAGGCCGCCGTCAGCCACCCCTTCTACAAGGCCACCATCGGTGCCGCCTTCTATGACAATGTCACCTGGGCTGAATCGGGCTATTACGAAGTCAACGCCTCTTATCCGCTGACCAGCAAGCTCAGCATTTCGGGTGCCGTTGGCGAATCCGCCCTGCTGGGCTCCAAGTACACGACCGAAAATCTGGGCCTGACCTACGCCTTCACGCCGATAGTTTCGCTGGACGTGCGCGCTTCGGATACCAATGTGCCTGAGTCGAGCGCCTACGGCCCCTATAACAAGCCTTACAAGCCGCAGCTCTCTGTGACCCTCAAGGCCGCTTTCTGATAACCGCGAGGCGGCATCCTTCGCCGCCTCGCCTGTCATTGCGATCTTCGCCGCGCCCTCCCATCGGATGGCGCGGCGTTTTTTATGAAGATCAGGCCGCCTTGCCCGTCATGGCCCTGGGCCCTAGTCGTGCCGAAGCAAATTGCGACTGAACCGCCAATTGTCCACCAACCCGCGCCAGATCATCACGGCGGATTCGCTCGATCTCGCCGCCCACCTCATCGAGGCTGAACACCTTGTCGAAAATCGACAACTGGCTGGCAAAGGCCGAGGCACGCGCGGCTGCGCTTTCGTGATTGAGAAACAACGAGGTTTGAAACTGCGCCTTGGCGCGCTCCAGTTCGGTTTCCAACGGATCCGCCGCCAAACCCGCCATCACCTTGCGAATCAGGTCTTCCAGCGGCTCAACATCGCCGGGTGCGCAACCGGCATAGACGCCGAACACGCCGCCATCACGATAGGGCGTGGCCCAGGCGTCGATGGCATAGGCCAGACCGCGCGATTCGCGGGCCTCCTGAAACAGGCGCGACGCCATGCCGCCGCCCAGAATTTCACTGAACAGGCGCAGGGGAATAATGTCGGGATCGAGCCTGCCTATGGCATCAAAGGCCAGGGTCAGATTGGCCTGTTCGATGCGGCGGGTCTGGATGACGCGGCCGGGCGTAAAGCGCAGGCGGTCTGGCGCTTCAAAACCCTTATGCGGCGCTACAGGTTCCATCAGCCCGCGCGCCACCTCATAAACCTCCTGCGCCGTAATGCCACCGGATACGCAGATCACGATACGGTGCGGCGCATAGAGGGTTTCGGCAAAGGCGCGCAAACTCTCCGGTCGCGCCGGCTTCAGGCTGGCCTTGCTGCCCAGGATAGGCCGCCCCAGCGCCTGACCTTCGAACATGGCACCCTGCAACAGATCAAAAACATGATCATCGGGCGTATCATAGGCTTCGAGAATCTCCTGCTCGATGACCTTCTTCTCGCGCTCCAGTTCGCTGCCATCGAGAACCGGGCGGAACATCAGATCGCTGACCACTTCGAGCGCCAGCGGCAGAAGACTCGTCAGGCCGCGCACTTCAAATCGCGTATGTTCGTAGCCTGTGGAGGCATTGATGCTGCCGCCCTTGTGCTCTATAGCCTCGGCCAGGGCGCGCGCATCGCGTTGGCCCGCTCCCTTGAAGACCATGTGTTCGAGCAGATGCGCCCACCCCGACTGCGTCTCGGATTCAAAGCGCGCTCCGCCATGAACTAGCGCATTGAGGGCAAAGGTTTTCAGGCCGGGCATCGGATCAACAAGCAGACGCAGGCCATTATCGAACTGATAGAGAGTCTGGCCTTCAAGAAGGGGAATGGTCATGCGTCGGTGGCAGCCTTGTTTTGTGCGGCGCGTTGATAGACATAGCTGACAAACATACCGATCAGCGCCCAGGCCAGTCCGAACCAGGTCAGGGCATAGTCGAAATGGCGGTTGCGCAGCGGTGCCACCACCGGCCCCTGTACCAGTCCCGGCATATGGACGCTGGACGCTTTCAGGTCAAGCACAAGGAAATAATCGTCGCGCACAGGCACCTGCAAATCAGCCCCCATTTCGGACGCCGAACGCCAGTACCATTCCTGCTCGCTGGGCCGGTTCACCGGTGTAATGGCATTACTCTTCTCGAACGGACGCAGCCGCCCCACCGGCATGAACTGAGCCGTCAAAGGCGTTTTGGCGGTCATGAAGCCCAGATCGACCAGAATCGCGCCCTGCGGCAGAGGGCAGGCCGTCAGCACACGATAACCGAGCGTGCCGTTCATTTCCGAATGCATGTAGATCAGATGGTCCGTCGTCACCTTACACGAAGGCAACCGAACCGAGCGCCAGGCGGGCCGGGTTTGTGACAAAAGCTGCATGGCCGGTAGGGGTGGCATGGCCTCGCTGCGCGCCATATCGGCGATCAGCCCCTCCTTCCATTGCAGCCGGTAAAGCTGCCAGACACCCAGACTATTGAGAAAAATAAAGCTGATGGCGACGGCGATGGTCATGCCGCGCGGCATGGCGCGCCGCCACTCACGAAAACCGATCTTCATTCGTCACGTACCTTATGACGCAATTGCGAAGCCACCATCAGCCCTTTCAAAGGTTGCATCAGCCCCAGACTGAACAAAACGGCAAATGGTGGCCAGATCAGCAGATGCGCCGTGACGGGCCAGCCGGGAAACAGGAAAAACGTGGTCAGCAAACCCGCGCACGCCACAAAACCGGCGATCAGAATGACAAAGACGACGGGCCCGTCACCGGTATCCGCCGCCCTGAAAGGCGTGGCGCAGACCGTGCAGGCCTCCGCCACCTTGAGCCAGGAACAAAACAGCTTGCCCTTGCCACACACCGGACACCGGCCCAAGGCCGCTGCCAGATAATCTATTCTGGCGGCGACTTGCGGCTTATCGTCCATCAGTGTGCACCACCGAAGATCACATAGATAAAGGCGAACAGGAACAACCACACCACGTCAACGAAGTGCCAGTACCAGGCGGCGGCCTCGAAGCCGAAATGCTTTTGCGGCGTGAAATCGCCGACCAGCAGCCGGATCAGGCAGACGATCAGGAAGATGGTGCCGATGATGACGTGAAAACCGTGGAAGCCGGTGGCCATGAAGAAGGCCGAGCCATAGAGCCCCGAACTGCTGGCGGCCTCAGAAAAGAAGAGATGCTCGCGTATAATTTCGCTGTATTCGGTGGCCTGCACACAGGTGAAGGCCAGCCCCAGCAAGATGGTGAGGAACAGGCCCCACTTGGCACCCTTGCGGTCACCCTGTTGCAGGGCATAGTGCGCCCAGGTGACCGTGGTGCCAGATGTCAGCAGCAACAGCGTATTGACCAGCGGCAATTGCCAGGGATTGAGCGTTTCGACACCCGCCGGCGGCCAGGTGGACCACGCCGCCTTGACCTCATCGATCGCCTCATGCGCGCCGGAGCGTTGGCCATGAAACAACGCCATATCAAAAAATATCCAGAACCAGGCCACGAAGAACATCACTTCCGAAATGATGAACATGATCATGCCGTAGCGCAGGCCAAGCTGAACCACCGGTGTGTGGTCGCCGCGATGGCTTTCCTTGATGACATCGCGCCACCAGAACACCATGGTCAGCAAGATGCCCGCCATGCCAACGGCAAACAGCCACCATGTCCCTTTCGGTTCGCCGAACAGACCACGCAGGCCGGTGACGAGGCCAAGCGCCCACAGAACCGCCGAAACCGAGCCCATCAGCGGCCAAGGGCTTGGATTGATGATGTGATAATCGTGTTTAACGCCGTGCTGGGCCATGCTTTGTCAACTCACCGTTTGCACCGCTATTGATCGCGGCTGTTTATCCGTTTGGGCAAGAAAGTCTCAATCGAAAACCAGATTGGCCCCAGATTGGTCGATGCCAGAATCCACTGATATGCCAATTCTTTACTGAACACAATGCAGCCACAACCCTCCAGATTGCGTTTTTACCCCTTTACTGTCCGGGCTTCACCTTGAAGTAAGTATAGGACAGAGTCACATCAGGCACATTCTTGGCATCGGGATCCTTGAGCATTTTCGGATCGAGAAAATAGACGACGGGAAAACGTTTCGTTTCACCGGCTTGCAGCGTCTCATCCGTAAAGCAGAAGCATTGCAGCTTCAGAAAATAATCATGCAGAATGTCGGGCTGAATATTATAGGTGGCGCGGCCCGTGATGGCGGTTTTGGCGTTATTGGTGACGGTGAAATAAGCCATCG contains the following coding sequences:
- a CDS encoding TorF family putative porin — protein: MKKILLGAAALAALAFAGSASATTSIAGGTLAYNVAATSDYVFRGDSQSSTKQNTPAIQGGLDYTNGIFYVGTWASNVDWEYSKGTKNLEVEVYGGVRPTYKDFSFDFGLVTYNYGTKELDFSEVKAAVSHPFYKATIGAAFYDNVTWAESGYYEVNASYPLTSKLSISGAVGESALLGSKYTTENLGLTYAFTPIVSLDVRASDTNVPESSAYGPYNKPYKPQLSVTLKAAF
- a CDS encoding pitrilysin family protein, with product MTIPLLEGQTLYQFDNGLRLLVDPMPGLKTFALNALVHGGARFESETQSGWAHLLEHMVFKGAGQRDARALAEAIEHKGGSINASTGYEHTRFEVRGLTSLLPLALEVVSDLMFRPVLDGSELEREKKVIEQEILEAYDTPDDHVFDLLQGAMFEGQALGRPILGSKASLKPARPESLRAFAETLYAPHRIVICVSGGITAQEVYEVARGLMEPVAPHKGFEAPDRLRFTPGRVIQTRRIEQANLTLAFDAIGRLDPDIIPLRLFSEILGGGMASRLFQEARESRGLAYAIDAWATPYRDGGVFGVYAGCAPGDVEPLEDLIRKVMAGLAADPLETELERAKAQFQTSLFLNHESAAARASAFASQLSIFDKVFSLDEVGGEIERIRRDDLARVGGQLAVQSQFASARLGPRAMTGKAA
- a CDS encoding ammonium transporter, with the translated sequence MKTWIKLSRVLAAAATLLLVAPAASFALAQDAAPAASAVASASDSMMSASAEVSTSASADASSSAAAPVVLKSQAVLTSTTLSAANTTYLIFCTAMVLMMTLPGLALFYGGMVRRKNIIATVTQSVGVTCVVAIVWWVVSYSMAFGTAATPIFGIPADTLNLFFGGFDNFMLKAVTPGTAYASAPTIPEYTWISYQMTFAIITPALITGAFAERVKFSGLLLFMVLWSILVYAPICHMAWGGGIMAQHHVLDFAGGAVVHCNSGVAGLVCALFLGRRKGYGTDSMPANNPIYIMIGASLLFVGWIGFNAGSEWAGDTIASAALLNTILATCMAGVSWKIVEWIFRGKPSLIGILSGMVAGLVVITPACGFVNPTGAMICGLLAGPVCYASATWVKKLLGYDDSLDAFGIHGAGGFLGAVLTGWLADPAINSAGAGHSVMAQLFGLGITIAWSAIGTLIILIICKYTTGLRVTADEEEAGLDASLHDEVMDH
- a CDS encoding DUF983 domain-containing protein, translating into MDDKPQVAARIDYLAAALGRCPVCGKGKLFCSWLKVAEACTVCATPFRAADTGDGPVVFVILIAGFVACAGLLTTFFLFPGWPVTAHLLIWPPFAVLFSLGLMQPLKGLMVASQLRHKVRDE
- a CDS encoding SURF1 family protein, with amino-acid sequence MKIGFREWRRAMPRGMTIAVAISFIFLNSLGVWQLYRLQWKEGLIADMARSEAMPPLPAMQLLSQTRPAWRSVRLPSCKVTTDHLIYMHSEMNGTLGYRVLTACPLPQGAILVDLGFMTAKTPLTAQFMPVGRLRPFEKSNAITPVNRPSEQEWYWRSASEMGADLQVPVRDDYFLVLDLKASSVHMPGLVQGPVVAPLRNRHFDYALTWFGLAWALIGMFVSYVYQRAAQNKAATDA
- a CDS encoding cytochrome c oxidase assembly protein, encoding MVDPKKNTRLVLMLVGAFVFMGAAAFAAVPLYRLFCPLSVQTGAQSRVNSAPKTASNQLIRVHFDANVSAIPWTFKPDQPYQDVRIGKTAMAYFTVTNNAKTAITGRATYNIQPDILHDYFLKLQCFCFTDETLQAGETKRFPVVYFLDPKMLKDPDAKNVPDVTLSYTYFKVKPGQ
- a CDS encoding cytochrome c oxidase subunit 3; amino-acid sequence: MAQHGVKHDYHIINPSPWPLMGSVSAVLWALGLVTGLRGLFGEPKGTWWLFAVGMAGILLTMVFWWRDVIKESHRGDHTPVVQLGLRYGMIMFIISEVMFFVAWFWIFFDMALFHGQRSGAHEAIDEVKAAWSTWPPAGVETLNPWQLPLVNTLLLLTSGTTVTWAHYALQQGDRKGAKWGLFLTILLGLAFTCVQATEYSEIIREHLFFSEAASSSGLYGSAFFMATGFHGFHVIIGTIFLIVCLIRLLVGDFTPQKHFGFEAAAWYWHFVDVVWLFLFAFIYVIFGGAH